In the genome of Equus asinus isolate D_3611 breed Donkey chromosome 9, EquAss-T2T_v2, whole genome shotgun sequence, one region contains:
- the RMND5B gene encoding E3 ubiquitin-protein transferase RMND5B isoform X12 translates to MEQCASVEREVDKVLQKFLTYGQHCEQSLEELLHHVGQLRAELASAALQGTPLSATLSLVMSQCCRKIKDTVQKLASDHKDIHSSVSRVGKAIDRNFDSEICGVVSDAVWDSREKQQQILQMAIVEHLYQQGMLSVAEELCQDCSLSLQESTLNVDLDFKQPFLELNRILEALHEQDLGPALEWAVSHRQRLLELNSSLEFKLHRLHFIRLLAGGPEKQLEALSYARHFQPFARLHQREIQVMMGSLVYLRLGLEKSPYCHLLDNSHWAEICETFTRDACSLLGLSVESPLSVSFASGCVALPVLMNIKAVIEQRQCTGVWSHKDELPIEIELGMKCWYHSVFACPILRQQTSDSNPPIKLICGHVISRDALNKLINGGKLKCPYCPMEQNPADGKRIIF, encoded by the exons ATGGAGCAGTGTGCGAGCGTGGAGAGAGAAGTGGACAAGGTCCTGCAGAAGTTCCTGACCTACGGGCAGCACTGCGAGCAGAGCCTGGAGGAGCTGCTGCACCACGTGGGCCAGCTGCGGGCCGAGCTGGCCAGCGCAG ccctccaggggaccccactCTCAGCCACCCTCTCCCTGGTGATGTCCCAGTGCTGCCGGAAGATCAAAGACACCGTGCAGAAACTGGCTTCGGACCACAAGGACATTCACAGCAGTGTCTCTCGAGTGGGCAAAGCCATTGACAGG AACTTTGACTCTGAGATTTGCGGTGTGGTCTCCGACGCAGTGTGGGACTCtcgggagaagcagcagcagatcCTGCAGATGGCCATCGTGGAGCACCTGTACCAGCAGGGCATGCTCAGCGTCGCTGAGGAGCTGTGCCAG GACTGCTCTCTCTCCCTACAGGAATCAACACTGAATGTGGACTTGGATTTCAAGCAGCCTTTCCTGGAGTTGAATCGAATCCTGGAAGCTCTGCATGAACAAGACCTGGGGCCAGCATTGGA ATGGGCCGTCTCCCACAGGCAGCGCCTGCTTGAGCTCAACAGCTCCCTGGAGTTCAAGTTGCACCGACTGCACTTCATCCGCCTCTTGGCAGGTGGTCCTGAGAAGCAGCTGGAAGCCCTCAGCTACGCCCGGCATTTCCAGCCCTTTGCTCGGCTGCACCAGCGGG AGATCCAGGTGATGATGGGCAGTCTGGTGTACCTGCGGCTGGGTTTGGAGAAGTCGCCCTACTGCCACCTCCTGGACAACAGCCATTGGGCCGAGATCTGTGAGACCTTTACCCGGGATGCTTGTTCCCTGCTGGGGCTTTCTGTGGAGTCACCCCTCAGCGTCAG CTTTGCCTCTGGCTGTGTGGCGCTGCCCGTGCTGATGAACATCAAAGCTGTGATCGAGCAGAGGCAGTGCACCGGGGTCTGGAGTCACAAGGACGAGTTACCG ATTGAGATCGAACTAGGGATGAAGTGCTGGTACCATTCAGTGTTTGCGTGCCCCATCCTCCGCCAGCAGACGTCGGATTCTAACCCTCCCATCAAGCTCATCTGTGGTCACGTTATCTCCCGAGACGCACTCAACAAGCTCATTAATGGAGGAAA gCTAAAGTGTCCCTACTGTCCCATGGAGCAGAACCCAGCAGATGGGAAACGCATCATATTCTGA
- the RMND5B gene encoding E3 ubiquitin-protein transferase RMND5B isoform X11, whose amino-acid sequence MACEQGLLKDELEFASHLHINSEAAMEQCASVEREVDKVLQKFLTYGQHCEQSLEELLHHVGQLRAELASAALQGTPLSATLSLVMSQCCRKIKDTVQKLASDHKDIHSSVSRVGKAIDRNFDSEICGVVSDAVWDSREKQQQILQMAIVEHLYQQGMLSVAEELCQESTLNVDLDFKQPFLELNRILEALHEQDLGPALEWAVSHRQRLLELNSSLEFKLHRLHFIRLLAGGPEKQLEALSYARHFQPFARLHQREIQVMMGSLVYLRLGLEKSPYCHLLDNSHWAEICETFTRDACSLLGLSVESPLSVSFASGCVALPVLMNIKAVIEQRQCTGVWSHKDELPIEIELGMKCWYHSVFACPILRQQTSDSNPPIKLICGHVISRDALNKLINGGKLKCPYCPMEQNPADGKRIIF is encoded by the exons TCCGAGGCCGCCATGGAGCAGTGTGCGAGCGTGGAGAGAGAAGTGGACAAGGTCCTGCAGAAGTTCCTGACCTACGGGCAGCACTGCGAGCAGAGCCTGGAGGAGCTGCTGCACCACGTGGGCCAGCTGCGGGCCGAGCTGGCCAGCGCAG ccctccaggggaccccactCTCAGCCACCCTCTCCCTGGTGATGTCCCAGTGCTGCCGGAAGATCAAAGACACCGTGCAGAAACTGGCTTCGGACCACAAGGACATTCACAGCAGTGTCTCTCGAGTGGGCAAAGCCATTGACAGG AACTTTGACTCTGAGATTTGCGGTGTGGTCTCCGACGCAGTGTGGGACTCtcgggagaagcagcagcagatcCTGCAGATGGCCATCGTGGAGCACCTGTACCAGCAGGGCATGCTCAGCGTCGCTGAGGAGCTGTGCCAG GAATCAACACTGAATGTGGACTTGGATTTCAAGCAGCCTTTCCTGGAGTTGAATCGAATCCTGGAAGCTCTGCATGAACAAGACCTGGGGCCAGCATTGGA ATGGGCCGTCTCCCACAGGCAGCGCCTGCTTGAGCTCAACAGCTCCCTGGAGTTCAAGTTGCACCGACTGCACTTCATCCGCCTCTTGGCAGGTGGTCCTGAGAAGCAGCTGGAAGCCCTCAGCTACGCCCGGCATTTCCAGCCCTTTGCTCGGCTGCACCAGCGGG AGATCCAGGTGATGATGGGCAGTCTGGTGTACCTGCGGCTGGGTTTGGAGAAGTCGCCCTACTGCCACCTCCTGGACAACAGCCATTGGGCCGAGATCTGTGAGACCTTTACCCGGGATGCTTGTTCCCTGCTGGGGCTTTCTGTGGAGTCACCCCTCAGCGTCAG CTTTGCCTCTGGCTGTGTGGCGCTGCCCGTGCTGATGAACATCAAAGCTGTGATCGAGCAGAGGCAGTGCACCGGGGTCTGGAGTCACAAGGACGAGTTACCG ATTGAGATCGAACTAGGGATGAAGTGCTGGTACCATTCAGTGTTTGCGTGCCCCATCCTCCGCCAGCAGACGTCGGATTCTAACCCTCCCATCAAGCTCATCTGTGGTCACGTTATCTCCCGAGACGCACTCAACAAGCTCATTAATGGAGGAAA gCTAAAGTGTCCCTACTGTCCCATGGAGCAGAACCCAGCAGATGGGAAACGCATCATATTCTGA
- the RMND5B gene encoding E3 ubiquitin-protein transferase RMND5B isoform X13 — protein MEQCASVEREVDKVLQKFLTYGQHCEQSLEELLHHVGQLRAELASAALQGTPLSATLSLVMSQCCRKIKDTVQKLASDHKDIHSSVSRVGKAIDRNFDSEICGVVSDAVWDSREKQQQILQMAIVEHLYQQGMLSVAEELCQESTLNVDLDFKQPFLELNRILEALHEQDLGPALEWAVSHRQRLLELNSSLEFKLHRLHFIRLLAGGPEKQLEALSYARHFQPFARLHQREIQVMMGSLVYLRLGLEKSPYCHLLDNSHWAEICETFTRDACSLLGLSVESPLSVSFASGCVALPVLMNIKAVIEQRQCTGVWSHKDELPIEIELGMKCWYHSVFACPILRQQTSDSNPPIKLICGHVISRDALNKLINGGKLKCPYCPMEQNPADGKRIIF, from the exons ATGGAGCAGTGTGCGAGCGTGGAGAGAGAAGTGGACAAGGTCCTGCAGAAGTTCCTGACCTACGGGCAGCACTGCGAGCAGAGCCTGGAGGAGCTGCTGCACCACGTGGGCCAGCTGCGGGCCGAGCTGGCCAGCGCAG ccctccaggggaccccactCTCAGCCACCCTCTCCCTGGTGATGTCCCAGTGCTGCCGGAAGATCAAAGACACCGTGCAGAAACTGGCTTCGGACCACAAGGACATTCACAGCAGTGTCTCTCGAGTGGGCAAAGCCATTGACAGG AACTTTGACTCTGAGATTTGCGGTGTGGTCTCCGACGCAGTGTGGGACTCtcgggagaagcagcagcagatcCTGCAGATGGCCATCGTGGAGCACCTGTACCAGCAGGGCATGCTCAGCGTCGCTGAGGAGCTGTGCCAG GAATCAACACTGAATGTGGACTTGGATTTCAAGCAGCCTTTCCTGGAGTTGAATCGAATCCTGGAAGCTCTGCATGAACAAGACCTGGGGCCAGCATTGGA ATGGGCCGTCTCCCACAGGCAGCGCCTGCTTGAGCTCAACAGCTCCCTGGAGTTCAAGTTGCACCGACTGCACTTCATCCGCCTCTTGGCAGGTGGTCCTGAGAAGCAGCTGGAAGCCCTCAGCTACGCCCGGCATTTCCAGCCCTTTGCTCGGCTGCACCAGCGGG AGATCCAGGTGATGATGGGCAGTCTGGTGTACCTGCGGCTGGGTTTGGAGAAGTCGCCCTACTGCCACCTCCTGGACAACAGCCATTGGGCCGAGATCTGTGAGACCTTTACCCGGGATGCTTGTTCCCTGCTGGGGCTTTCTGTGGAGTCACCCCTCAGCGTCAG CTTTGCCTCTGGCTGTGTGGCGCTGCCCGTGCTGATGAACATCAAAGCTGTGATCGAGCAGAGGCAGTGCACCGGGGTCTGGAGTCACAAGGACGAGTTACCG ATTGAGATCGAACTAGGGATGAAGTGCTGGTACCATTCAGTGTTTGCGTGCCCCATCCTCCGCCAGCAGACGTCGGATTCTAACCCTCCCATCAAGCTCATCTGTGGTCACGTTATCTCCCGAGACGCACTCAACAAGCTCATTAATGGAGGAAA gCTAAAGTGTCCCTACTGTCCCATGGAGCAGAACCCAGCAGATGGGAAACGCATCATATTCTGA
- the RMND5B gene encoding E3 ubiquitin-protein transferase RMND5B isoform X9 yields MACEQGLLKDELEFASHLHINSEAAMEQCASVEREVDKVLQKFLTYGQHCEQSLEELLHHVGQLRAELASAALQGTPLSATLSLVMSQCCRKIKDTVQKLASDHKDIHSSVSRVGKAIDRNFDSEICGVVSDAVWDSREKQQQILQMAIVEHLYQQGMLSVAEELCQDCSLSLQESTLNVDLDFKQPFLELNRILEALHEQDLGPALEWAVSHRQRLLELNSSLEFKLHRLHFIRLLAGGPEKQLEALSYARHFQPFARLHQREIQVMMGSLVYLRLGLEKSPYCHLLDNSHWAEICETFTRDACSLLGLSVESPLSVSFASGCVALPVLMNIKAVIEQRQCTGVWSHKDELPIEIELGMKCWYHSVFACPILRQQTSDSNPPIKLICGHVISRDALNKLINGGKLKCPYCPMEQNPADGKRIIF; encoded by the exons TCCGAGGCCGCCATGGAGCAGTGTGCGAGCGTGGAGAGAGAAGTGGACAAGGTCCTGCAGAAGTTCCTGACCTACGGGCAGCACTGCGAGCAGAGCCTGGAGGAGCTGCTGCACCACGTGGGCCAGCTGCGGGCCGAGCTGGCCAGCGCAG ccctccaggggaccccactCTCAGCCACCCTCTCCCTGGTGATGTCCCAGTGCTGCCGGAAGATCAAAGACACCGTGCAGAAACTGGCTTCGGACCACAAGGACATTCACAGCAGTGTCTCTCGAGTGGGCAAAGCCATTGACAGG AACTTTGACTCTGAGATTTGCGGTGTGGTCTCCGACGCAGTGTGGGACTCtcgggagaagcagcagcagatcCTGCAGATGGCCATCGTGGAGCACCTGTACCAGCAGGGCATGCTCAGCGTCGCTGAGGAGCTGTGCCAG GACTGCTCTCTCTCCCTACAGGAATCAACACTGAATGTGGACTTGGATTTCAAGCAGCCTTTCCTGGAGTTGAATCGAATCCTGGAAGCTCTGCATGAACAAGACCTGGGGCCAGCATTGGA ATGGGCCGTCTCCCACAGGCAGCGCCTGCTTGAGCTCAACAGCTCCCTGGAGTTCAAGTTGCACCGACTGCACTTCATCCGCCTCTTGGCAGGTGGTCCTGAGAAGCAGCTGGAAGCCCTCAGCTACGCCCGGCATTTCCAGCCCTTTGCTCGGCTGCACCAGCGGG AGATCCAGGTGATGATGGGCAGTCTGGTGTACCTGCGGCTGGGTTTGGAGAAGTCGCCCTACTGCCACCTCCTGGACAACAGCCATTGGGCCGAGATCTGTGAGACCTTTACCCGGGATGCTTGTTCCCTGCTGGGGCTTTCTGTGGAGTCACCCCTCAGCGTCAG CTTTGCCTCTGGCTGTGTGGCGCTGCCCGTGCTGATGAACATCAAAGCTGTGATCGAGCAGAGGCAGTGCACCGGGGTCTGGAGTCACAAGGACGAGTTACCG ATTGAGATCGAACTAGGGATGAAGTGCTGGTACCATTCAGTGTTTGCGTGCCCCATCCTCCGCCAGCAGACGTCGGATTCTAACCCTCCCATCAAGCTCATCTGTGGTCACGTTATCTCCCGAGACGCACTCAACAAGCTCATTAATGGAGGAAA gCTAAAGTGTCCCTACTGTCCCATGGAGCAGAACCCAGCAGATGGGAAACGCATCATATTCTGA
- the RMND5B gene encoding E3 ubiquitin-protein transferase RMND5B isoform X4 gives MACEQGLLKDELEFASHLHINSEAAMEQCASVEREVDKVLQKFLTYGQHCEQSLEELLHHVGQLRAELASAALQGTPLSATLSLVMSQCCRKIKDTVQKLASDHKDIHSSVSRVGKAIDRNFDSEICGVVSDAVWDSREKQQQILQMAIVEHLYQQGMLSVAEELCQDCSLSLQESTLNVDLDFKQPFLELNRILEALHEQDLGPALEWAVSHRQRLLELNSSLEFKLHRLHFIRLLAGGPEKQLEALSYARHFQPFARLHQREIQVMMGSLVYLRLGLEKSPYCHLLDNSHWAEICETFTRDACSLLGLSVESPLSVRTLPRVPDRWQCAGLLSACWALGLAAPAPALFCSFASGCVALPVLMNIKAVIEQRQCTGVWSHKDELPIEIELGMKCWYHSVFACPILRQQTSDSNPPIKLICGHVISRDALNKLINGGKLKCPYCPMEQNPADGKRIIF, from the exons TCCGAGGCCGCCATGGAGCAGTGTGCGAGCGTGGAGAGAGAAGTGGACAAGGTCCTGCAGAAGTTCCTGACCTACGGGCAGCACTGCGAGCAGAGCCTGGAGGAGCTGCTGCACCACGTGGGCCAGCTGCGGGCCGAGCTGGCCAGCGCAG ccctccaggggaccccactCTCAGCCACCCTCTCCCTGGTGATGTCCCAGTGCTGCCGGAAGATCAAAGACACCGTGCAGAAACTGGCTTCGGACCACAAGGACATTCACAGCAGTGTCTCTCGAGTGGGCAAAGCCATTGACAGG AACTTTGACTCTGAGATTTGCGGTGTGGTCTCCGACGCAGTGTGGGACTCtcgggagaagcagcagcagatcCTGCAGATGGCCATCGTGGAGCACCTGTACCAGCAGGGCATGCTCAGCGTCGCTGAGGAGCTGTGCCAG GACTGCTCTCTCTCCCTACAGGAATCAACACTGAATGTGGACTTGGATTTCAAGCAGCCTTTCCTGGAGTTGAATCGAATCCTGGAAGCTCTGCATGAACAAGACCTGGGGCCAGCATTGGA ATGGGCCGTCTCCCACAGGCAGCGCCTGCTTGAGCTCAACAGCTCCCTGGAGTTCAAGTTGCACCGACTGCACTTCATCCGCCTCTTGGCAGGTGGTCCTGAGAAGCAGCTGGAAGCCCTCAGCTACGCCCGGCATTTCCAGCCCTTTGCTCGGCTGCACCAGCGGG AGATCCAGGTGATGATGGGCAGTCTGGTGTACCTGCGGCTGGGTTTGGAGAAGTCGCCCTACTGCCACCTCCTGGACAACAGCCATTGGGCCGAGATCTGTGAGACCTTTACCCGGGATGCTTGTTCCCTGCTGGGGCTTTCTGTGGAGTCACCCCTCAGCGTCAG AACCCTGCCCCGAGTTCCAGACCGATGGCAGTGTGCTGGTCTTCTGTCTGCCTGCTGGGCTCTTGGTCTGGCCGCTCCAGCCCCTGCTTTGTTCTGCAGCTTTGCCTCTGGCTGTGTGGCGCTGCCCGTGCTGATGAACATCAAAGCTGTGATCGAGCAGAGGCAGTGCACCGGGGTCTGGAGTCACAAGGACGAGTTACCG ATTGAGATCGAACTAGGGATGAAGTGCTGGTACCATTCAGTGTTTGCGTGCCCCATCCTCCGCCAGCAGACGTCGGATTCTAACCCTCCCATCAAGCTCATCTGTGGTCACGTTATCTCCCGAGACGCACTCAACAAGCTCATTAATGGAGGAAA gCTAAAGTGTCCCTACTGTCCCATGGAGCAGAACCCAGCAGATGGGAAACGCATCATATTCTGA
- the RMND5B gene encoding E3 ubiquitin-protein transferase RMND5B isoform X1, which yields MACEQGLLKDELEFASHLHINSEAAMEQCASVEREVDKVLQKFLTYGQHCEQSLEELLHHVGQLRAELASAALQGTPLSATLSLVMSQCCRKIKDTVQKLASDHKDIHSSVSRVGKAIDRNFDSEICGVVSDAVWDSREKQQQILQMAIVEHLYQQGMLSVAEELCQDCSLSLQESTLNVDLDFKQPFLELNRILEALHEQDLGPALEWAVSHRQRLLELNSSLEFKLHRLHFIRLLAGGPEKQLEALSYARHFQPFARLHQREIQVMMGSLVYLRLGLEKSPYCHLLDNSHWAEICETFTRDACSLLGLSVESPLSVRTLPRVPDRWQCAGLLSACWALGLAAPAPALFCSFASGCVALPVLMNIKAVIEQRQCTGVWSHKDELPVRPSREVWADGTGEDSRRELYSPLCWPPQIEIELGMKCWYHSVFACPILRQQTSDSNPPIKLICGHVISRDALNKLINGGKLKCPYCPMEQNPADGKRIIF from the exons TCCGAGGCCGCCATGGAGCAGTGTGCGAGCGTGGAGAGAGAAGTGGACAAGGTCCTGCAGAAGTTCCTGACCTACGGGCAGCACTGCGAGCAGAGCCTGGAGGAGCTGCTGCACCACGTGGGCCAGCTGCGGGCCGAGCTGGCCAGCGCAG ccctccaggggaccccactCTCAGCCACCCTCTCCCTGGTGATGTCCCAGTGCTGCCGGAAGATCAAAGACACCGTGCAGAAACTGGCTTCGGACCACAAGGACATTCACAGCAGTGTCTCTCGAGTGGGCAAAGCCATTGACAGG AACTTTGACTCTGAGATTTGCGGTGTGGTCTCCGACGCAGTGTGGGACTCtcgggagaagcagcagcagatcCTGCAGATGGCCATCGTGGAGCACCTGTACCAGCAGGGCATGCTCAGCGTCGCTGAGGAGCTGTGCCAG GACTGCTCTCTCTCCCTACAGGAATCAACACTGAATGTGGACTTGGATTTCAAGCAGCCTTTCCTGGAGTTGAATCGAATCCTGGAAGCTCTGCATGAACAAGACCTGGGGCCAGCATTGGA ATGGGCCGTCTCCCACAGGCAGCGCCTGCTTGAGCTCAACAGCTCCCTGGAGTTCAAGTTGCACCGACTGCACTTCATCCGCCTCTTGGCAGGTGGTCCTGAGAAGCAGCTGGAAGCCCTCAGCTACGCCCGGCATTTCCAGCCCTTTGCTCGGCTGCACCAGCGGG AGATCCAGGTGATGATGGGCAGTCTGGTGTACCTGCGGCTGGGTTTGGAGAAGTCGCCCTACTGCCACCTCCTGGACAACAGCCATTGGGCCGAGATCTGTGAGACCTTTACCCGGGATGCTTGTTCCCTGCTGGGGCTTTCTGTGGAGTCACCCCTCAGCGTCAG AACCCTGCCCCGAGTTCCAGACCGATGGCAGTGTGCTGGTCTTCTGTCTGCCTGCTGGGCTCTTGGTCTGGCCGCTCCAGCCCCTGCTTTGTTCTGCAGCTTTGCCTCTGGCTGTGTGGCGCTGCCCGTGCTGATGAACATCAAAGCTGTGATCGAGCAGAGGCAGTGCACCGGGGTCTGGAGTCACAAGGACGAGTTACCGGTGAGGCCTAGCAGGGAGGTGTGGGCAGACGGTACCGGGGAGGACAGCAGGAGAGAACTGTACTCACCCCTCTGCTGGCCTCCCCAGATTGAGATCGAACTAGGGATGAAGTGCTGGTACCATTCAGTGTTTGCGTGCCCCATCCTCCGCCAGCAGACGTCGGATTCTAACCCTCCCATCAAGCTCATCTGTGGTCACGTTATCTCCCGAGACGCACTCAACAAGCTCATTAATGGAGGAAA gCTAAAGTGTCCCTACTGTCCCATGGAGCAGAACCCAGCAGATGGGAAACGCATCATATTCTGA
- the RMND5B gene encoding E3 ubiquitin-protein transferase RMND5B isoform X3, with protein MEQCASVEREVDKVLQKFLTYGQHCEQSLEELLHHVGQLRAELASAALQGTPLSATLSLVMSQCCRKIKDTVQKLASDHKDIHSSVSRVGKAIDRNFDSEICGVVSDAVWDSREKQQQILQMAIVEHLYQQGMLSVAEELCQDCSLSLQESTLNVDLDFKQPFLELNRILEALHEQDLGPALEWAVSHRQRLLELNSSLEFKLHRLHFIRLLAGGPEKQLEALSYARHFQPFARLHQREIQVMMGSLVYLRLGLEKSPYCHLLDNSHWAEICETFTRDACSLLGLSVESPLSVRTLPRVPDRWQCAGLLSACWALGLAAPAPALFCSFASGCVALPVLMNIKAVIEQRQCTGVWSHKDELPVRPSREVWADGTGEDSRRELYSPLCWPPQIEIELGMKCWYHSVFACPILRQQTSDSNPPIKLICGHVISRDALNKLINGGKLKCPYCPMEQNPADGKRIIF; from the exons ATGGAGCAGTGTGCGAGCGTGGAGAGAGAAGTGGACAAGGTCCTGCAGAAGTTCCTGACCTACGGGCAGCACTGCGAGCAGAGCCTGGAGGAGCTGCTGCACCACGTGGGCCAGCTGCGGGCCGAGCTGGCCAGCGCAG ccctccaggggaccccactCTCAGCCACCCTCTCCCTGGTGATGTCCCAGTGCTGCCGGAAGATCAAAGACACCGTGCAGAAACTGGCTTCGGACCACAAGGACATTCACAGCAGTGTCTCTCGAGTGGGCAAAGCCATTGACAGG AACTTTGACTCTGAGATTTGCGGTGTGGTCTCCGACGCAGTGTGGGACTCtcgggagaagcagcagcagatcCTGCAGATGGCCATCGTGGAGCACCTGTACCAGCAGGGCATGCTCAGCGTCGCTGAGGAGCTGTGCCAG GACTGCTCTCTCTCCCTACAGGAATCAACACTGAATGTGGACTTGGATTTCAAGCAGCCTTTCCTGGAGTTGAATCGAATCCTGGAAGCTCTGCATGAACAAGACCTGGGGCCAGCATTGGA ATGGGCCGTCTCCCACAGGCAGCGCCTGCTTGAGCTCAACAGCTCCCTGGAGTTCAAGTTGCACCGACTGCACTTCATCCGCCTCTTGGCAGGTGGTCCTGAGAAGCAGCTGGAAGCCCTCAGCTACGCCCGGCATTTCCAGCCCTTTGCTCGGCTGCACCAGCGGG AGATCCAGGTGATGATGGGCAGTCTGGTGTACCTGCGGCTGGGTTTGGAGAAGTCGCCCTACTGCCACCTCCTGGACAACAGCCATTGGGCCGAGATCTGTGAGACCTTTACCCGGGATGCTTGTTCCCTGCTGGGGCTTTCTGTGGAGTCACCCCTCAGCGTCAG AACCCTGCCCCGAGTTCCAGACCGATGGCAGTGTGCTGGTCTTCTGTCTGCCTGCTGGGCTCTTGGTCTGGCCGCTCCAGCCCCTGCTTTGTTCTGCAGCTTTGCCTCTGGCTGTGTGGCGCTGCCCGTGCTGATGAACATCAAAGCTGTGATCGAGCAGAGGCAGTGCACCGGGGTCTGGAGTCACAAGGACGAGTTACCGGTGAGGCCTAGCAGGGAGGTGTGGGCAGACGGTACCGGGGAGGACAGCAGGAGAGAACTGTACTCACCCCTCTGCTGGCCTCCCCAGATTGAGATCGAACTAGGGATGAAGTGCTGGTACCATTCAGTGTTTGCGTGCCCCATCCTCCGCCAGCAGACGTCGGATTCTAACCCTCCCATCAAGCTCATCTGTGGTCACGTTATCTCCCGAGACGCACTCAACAAGCTCATTAATGGAGGAAA gCTAAAGTGTCCCTACTGTCCCATGGAGCAGAACCCAGCAGATGGGAAACGCATCATATTCTGA
- the RMND5B gene encoding E3 ubiquitin-protein transferase RMND5B isoform X8, with the protein MEQCASVEREVDKVLQKFLTYGQHCEQSLEELLHHVGQLRAELASAALQGTPLSATLSLVMSQCCRKIKDTVQKLASDHKDIHSSVSRVGKAIDRNFDSEICGVVSDAVWDSREKQQQILQMAIVEHLYQQGMLSVAEELCQESTLNVDLDFKQPFLELNRILEALHEQDLGPALEWAVSHRQRLLELNSSLEFKLHRLHFIRLLAGGPEKQLEALSYARHFQPFARLHQREIQVMMGSLVYLRLGLEKSPYCHLLDNSHWAEICETFTRDACSLLGLSVESPLSVRTLPRVPDRWQCAGLLSACWALGLAAPAPALFCSFASGCVALPVLMNIKAVIEQRQCTGVWSHKDELPIEIELGMKCWYHSVFACPILRQQTSDSNPPIKLICGHVISRDALNKLINGGKLKCPYCPMEQNPADGKRIIF; encoded by the exons ATGGAGCAGTGTGCGAGCGTGGAGAGAGAAGTGGACAAGGTCCTGCAGAAGTTCCTGACCTACGGGCAGCACTGCGAGCAGAGCCTGGAGGAGCTGCTGCACCACGTGGGCCAGCTGCGGGCCGAGCTGGCCAGCGCAG ccctccaggggaccccactCTCAGCCACCCTCTCCCTGGTGATGTCCCAGTGCTGCCGGAAGATCAAAGACACCGTGCAGAAACTGGCTTCGGACCACAAGGACATTCACAGCAGTGTCTCTCGAGTGGGCAAAGCCATTGACAGG AACTTTGACTCTGAGATTTGCGGTGTGGTCTCCGACGCAGTGTGGGACTCtcgggagaagcagcagcagatcCTGCAGATGGCCATCGTGGAGCACCTGTACCAGCAGGGCATGCTCAGCGTCGCTGAGGAGCTGTGCCAG GAATCAACACTGAATGTGGACTTGGATTTCAAGCAGCCTTTCCTGGAGTTGAATCGAATCCTGGAAGCTCTGCATGAACAAGACCTGGGGCCAGCATTGGA ATGGGCCGTCTCCCACAGGCAGCGCCTGCTTGAGCTCAACAGCTCCCTGGAGTTCAAGTTGCACCGACTGCACTTCATCCGCCTCTTGGCAGGTGGTCCTGAGAAGCAGCTGGAAGCCCTCAGCTACGCCCGGCATTTCCAGCCCTTTGCTCGGCTGCACCAGCGGG AGATCCAGGTGATGATGGGCAGTCTGGTGTACCTGCGGCTGGGTTTGGAGAAGTCGCCCTACTGCCACCTCCTGGACAACAGCCATTGGGCCGAGATCTGTGAGACCTTTACCCGGGATGCTTGTTCCCTGCTGGGGCTTTCTGTGGAGTCACCCCTCAGCGTCAG AACCCTGCCCCGAGTTCCAGACCGATGGCAGTGTGCTGGTCTTCTGTCTGCCTGCTGGGCTCTTGGTCTGGCCGCTCCAGCCCCTGCTTTGTTCTGCAGCTTTGCCTCTGGCTGTGTGGCGCTGCCCGTGCTGATGAACATCAAAGCTGTGATCGAGCAGAGGCAGTGCACCGGGGTCTGGAGTCACAAGGACGAGTTACCG ATTGAGATCGAACTAGGGATGAAGTGCTGGTACCATTCAGTGTTTGCGTGCCCCATCCTCCGCCAGCAGACGTCGGATTCTAACCCTCCCATCAAGCTCATCTGTGGTCACGTTATCTCCCGAGACGCACTCAACAAGCTCATTAATGGAGGAAA gCTAAAGTGTCCCTACTGTCCCATGGAGCAGAACCCAGCAGATGGGAAACGCATCATATTCTGA